Proteins found in one Nitrospirota bacterium genomic segment:
- a CDS encoding response regulator, whose translation MNVLVVDDEQLVRWFLDRALKKSGHEVMTASNIAEAAEKLRTVKIDLLFVDLRMPEGGGVELIRQLENAQQKPKIIVCSAFITNELEDEFRSKGICTLRKPFKLDELNDTLKKCLEQ comes from the coding sequence ATGAATGTTCTTGTTGTTGACGATGAACAGCTTGTGAGGTGGTTCCTTGACCGTGCGCTCAAAAAGAGCGGGCATGAGGTTATGACCGCGTCGAACATCGCTGAGGCTGCGGAAAAGCTCAGAACCGTGAAGATAGACCTGCTTTTTGTTGATCTGCGTATGCCTGAGGGAGGCGGGGTGGAGCTTATCCGGCAGCTTGAAAACGCTCAGCAGAAGCCGAAGATCATCGTCTGCTCGGCCTTTATCACGAACGAACTTGAGGATGAGTTCAGGTCCAAAGGCATCTGCACCCTGAGGAAACCTTTTAAGCTTGACGAGCTGAATGATACGCTGAAGAAGTGCCTGGAGCAGTGA